From Pseudoalteromonas piratica:
AAAATGCAGCACGTCCTGAAAATGTGATTGGTCTTCACTATTTCTCACCGGTTGAAAAAATGCCGCTAGTAGAAATTATTCCTCATGAGACAACCGCGAAAGAGACCATTGCACGCGTTGTAAACTTTGCTCGCAAGCAAGGTAAAACACCAATTGTTGTAAAAGACAAAGCGGGCTTTTATGTAAACCGAATTTTAGCGCCTTACGTTAACGAAGCGGCTAACTTATTACTTGCTGGTGAGCCAATTGAAAAGATTGACGAAGCCTTAGTTGAGTTTGGCTTTCCGGTAGGTCCAATGACATTACTGGATGAAGTTGGCATTGATATCGGCTCTAAGATTGCCCCAATTCTTGAAAAAGAACTGGGTGAACGTTTTAAAGCGCCAGATGCATTCTCGCGTTTAATCGATGCAGGTCGTTTAGGCCGTAAAAGTGGCCGAGGCTTTTTTGTTTACGATAAGAAAGACAAGAAAGTGGATGAGTCAATTTACGATTTACTTGGTATCAGCAAGAACCCGCGTTTAAACAAAGAAGAAATTGCCGAGCGTTGTGTGTCACAAATGCTAAATGAAGCGGCTCGTTGTTTAGATGAAGGCATTATTGCAAGTGCACGAGATGGTGATATTGGTGCAATATTCGGTATTGGATTCCCACCATTCTTAGGCGGCCCATTCAGTTATATGGATTCGTTAGGTGCAGGTCATCTCGCATCACGTTTAGCAACGTTTGCCGAACAAAATAAGCATTTCACACCGTGTGAGCCATTGGTTGCTATGGCTGAAGCAAAAGAAGCGTTTTATACGGAGCAAGCAAGCGCAAGTTAAAGTTTATTTTGCAGTAATTATTTAGTATAAATTTCACCCCAAAAGCTCAATTAATCATCGATTATTTGAGCTTTTTTTTATACTATAGCGCTCCTTTTGTTCAATGAGAAAAATGATGTTGTGGTATTTGCTCGCTTTATTGGTCATAAATGGTTACATAAGTGCAGTTGTTGCGGGGCGTTTTGGTTTAGTTGGTAAACGTTGGGCAATTGCAGGGCTATTAACTGGGCCTGCGGTATACAGTGTAATTAATGTAAAGCAGCGAATGTTACTAAGAAAGTCGTTAGGGTTCGTATTTACCCGAATTAGCGCATAAATAAACTGCCTAGTACTAAAATTTATTGCACTAGGCTAAGTTTGACTTCTTTTTCTATTTCGCGGTGTGGCTGATGTGCTTTTTTACAATGCGCTAATAAGAACTGTTCAAATTGTTCATGAGAGAGGGGTTTAGAGTAGAAGTAGCCTTGTACCGTCGCACAATTTAGTTCTTTTAATTGTTCTACCTGATCTGCATACTCGACGCCTTCAGCTACCACAGATAAACCAAGGTTATGCGCGATAGTCACGATTGAGTCGACCATATTTTTACCTTTTTCATTGCCCATATCATCAATAAAGGCTTTATCTACCTTGAGGGTGTTGAGCGGGAATTGCTTAAGGTAGGCAAGCGATGAATAACCCGTGCCAAAATCATCAATGGCAAGGTGAATACCACGGGCACTGAGTGTATTCATAATGCGAATGGCGTCTTTCGGATCTTCCATGATAGTGCCTTCGGTGATCTCGAGTTCTAAGTAGTATGACGCAAGCCCTTCACGTTTCAGTATTTTATCAATGCTGCCAATAAGGTCGGGCTGCATAAATTGCTTTGCAGAAAGGTTTACTGCCACACGACCATCGAATAAACCACGGTTTATCCAGTCTTTAACGTCTCGGCATGCTTTTTCAAGTACTACTTCACCGACTTCTACAATTTGACCGGTTTCTTCCGCAATTGGGATAAATTGTGCTGGGCTGATCAGTCCCTTATTTGGTGTAATAAAACGCACCAGCGCTTCCATACCAACCAGCTCACCACTATTAATATCCATTTTGGGCTGATAAAACACCTTGAAATGATCTTCTTTTAATCCATAACGAATTAAGTTTTCGATTTGCAGACGTTTTACAGCTTGGCGGTTCATTGCATCGTTGAAAAAGAGGTATCGGTTGCCGTGCTGTTTAGCATGATACATGGCAGTATCGGCGTTTTTAAGTAGTAACTCTGGCGTGTTACCATCTTCAGGGAAGAGAACAATACCGACACTTGAAGTAATAACCAGTTCATGTCCAGACATATGAAATGGCGCTTCAATTAATGCTAAGAAATTTTTTGCCGCTTGTGTGATTGTATGAATATCATTGGTATTTTGCATAACCAGTGCAAATTCATCGCCACCTAAACGATAGAATTGATCTCTTTCACGGGTGCGTTTAGATAACCGAGATGCCAAACGACATAACAAAATATCACCCGCATGGTGACCTAAGCTATCATTAATTTTTTTGAAATTATCTAAATCAAACACCAACAACGCATGACGATTTTTGCTGCTAACCAAGGATTTCATATTGGTAAAAAATTGATTACGGTTTGGCAGGCCTGTTAGGCGGTCACGGTTGGTGAGCTTTTGCAGTGCTAGTTCAGTTTGCTTGTTATCTGTGATGTCGTTATATACAGCGATGTAATGACGCAAGTTGTTTTTCGTATCATCAATGCGGTCAATTGAGAGTGAAAAAAACGTATTTTGTTTTTCTTTATTGAGGGTCAGTTCTTTGTGCCAATGTGATGCTTTTCGTATGGATTGGTAAAATTGCTGCGTTTGACGTTTATCGTGACCAGGTAATTTATATAACATACCAATGTGATTAGTTGCATTGCCGCCAAAGTAGTCTAAAAATGTTTTGTTTACCTCAACAATGGTGAAGTTTGAATCAAAAATGACAATGGGATCGGATAAGTTTTCAATGCAATTTGCTAATAAATTTAAGCGCTCTTGGGTTTGTTTTATTGAACCTATGTCTTTGACTGTGCCCATCATACGCATTGGCTTGAGTTGACTATCGGTCTCGATTACACGGCCTTTATCTAATACCCAGCGCCAATTTCCAGTTGCATCTTTAGCGCGATAGCTTGCTTCAAAGTGGGTTGTTTCACCTGAGAGGTGTTTTTTTAAAGAATGTTCAACAAATTCGATATCAGATGGGTGAATATTGGACCTATTAGGTGGAAAGTCTTGAGTGTGGTCAATGGCATTAAACAGTCCATCATTAATGCGCTCAAGACGTTGTTCATTAATGTGCCAATCCCAAACAGCATCCCCACTTGCTAAAATGCTATTTTTAAAACGATGCTCGGAACGTTTTAAAGCGACTTGCGACTTTCTTAAACGCAGCACAGCGACAAGGGCAACCATCAAGCTCAAAGATGCAAGTGTTAGTGGAATCAATAAATCAGAATCTAACAATGTGGGTTGGTGTGCATAGCATGCAAAAGCAGTAAACAAACCAGTAAACCCAGCGATTATTTTTATTATTTTTTTGGGCATCGGCTTAACACAAAGAGTACAACCCCCTTACACTAAGGGATTGTCTCTAATGTGTCAAAACTTGTTTATCAACTTGAGAAGTAGTTGCTTGTTTTGTCGTCTTTTTTTCAGTTTTCAGCTCAAGACGTGTGCTATTTTCAGCAAATAAGCGTTTGGCGTAGCTTACTAATTGCGCTTTACTGAGTTGCAATAACGCTGTTTTGAGCTGTGCTTGCATATCAAACTGGCCATCTCCGTTGCCAATTGCTAACCAAAAACGCTGTGACTTTAAACGCAAGTTTTTATCTTTTTCAACGATTTGCATCATCAATGCTTGTTTTGCTTGCTCCCAATCAATGGCATCCATAGCACTAAGTTTTAGATGATAGTCAGCTAAAAACCGATTGCTGTGCTCCACCAGAATATCTGAACATACTTCGGGAGATTGGATGTAAAATGCAATACCAGCTCGGTTGTTAAGTGGGGCAAACCCTGAACCAACCAGATAGCCAAGTTGTTTTTCAGTACGCATATCATGAAAATAATCTTGGCTTATAAGGTGATTAAGTGCCATCAGACGAATTTTTTCACTAATAGAGTCATTACTTGCCTGGAAGTAACTTACCATAGCATGGTCAGGATGAGGCACAGTATGCGTTTGAATTGCAGGTTCATTTAGTGTCACTATTGGACGATTCAAGTCTGCACTGGTGGTTTTACCTGACAAGGCTTTTTGTAACATAGCGACACAATTATCACCTTCCTCAGGCGTCCAATTGCCGTGCATTAGTGTTTGGCAATGTAGGCTATCGAAAAGTCCGCTTCTAAACTCATTGAACTCACAAAAGCTAACTTGCTCAATGGCTTCGGCGAGTTTTAGCGGTGTCGGATTCCACGGTAAAAGAGTAGCGCTTAGCTCTGAGAATAAGAGACTAACCGGTTTGCTCTGATTGCCATTTTGCCAGTGCCTTACTAGTTGGCGTTGGTACTCATAAAAACGAATAGAATCAAATTTACAGGTTAGCAGTTCTTCGATAATTTCATTTATTAGCTCAATTTGATTACCACTTAGCCCCCAGGTGTGTAATGTTAAGCCACCTTGGTGTGCAGATAATTGATAGTTTATGCCTGCTAACTCTGCAGGGTAAAACTGTTCAGCTACTTTATCCATAAATAGATCAGCGAAAAGACGCGTCATTGCCATGTTCTTTATGCTTTCGACAGTTTTTTTACTATCAAGAGCTAAATAAAAATGTCCTTTTGCGACTCGGAAAGTCGTGTCTTGTTTAAACCAAAACTCAAAGGTGTTACTGGATACACGCTTTTCAGGTGTTTTGTGTTTATGTGCAATCTCATGCAACACAACCGGTTTAGCAAGGTAGGGGTTCGTTGACGGCAAGGTTAATTCGATTGCACTAGCGTCCACCTTTTCGAGGGATTCTAGCCAAGGAGCTGAAATTTCACTAATACTGTAAGGCGTTGAATACCATTTTGCATGGGTGTCAGTGGGGACATTCGGATGGATATGAATTAAGCGCATGTTTTTGGCATTGAAAAGCGCTAACACTTCATCAAATTGCACTTTATTAAAGCCTGTCATTATGTAATCACCATAGATGAGGTGATCATCTGGGTAATGATG
This genomic window contains:
- a CDS encoding insulinase family protein, coding for MITSSNDSRIYQSLKLDNGLKILVIEDHSSDKSAASLTVNCGHFDDPINRQGLAHFLEHMLFLGSENFPEPGSFSQFLSHHGGNCNAWTGTEHSSYFFEVLNDHFSQALTQFADIFHAPLILPSACEKERNAIDAEFKLKLKDDSRRIYQVHKETCNSAHPFAKFSVGNHQTLSNLSECISEEIRAFFTQQYQAQNMTLVVSSNMPCELMQVRIKQLFSCLNGDPNSLKPAISEQLYLPEHMQKSIFIEPHKHMQKLIVSFALPSIDNFYREKTVSFIAHLIGYEGKGSLYSILKKAGWINGLSAGGGINGSNFKDFNISIALTDEGEKHKTAIVEYVFCYLKLLAQAETDLLVQLYQDKKTLMEIAFNNQEKSRVLDWVNSLSVNMHHYPDDHLIYGDYIMTGFNKVQFDEVLALFNAKNMRLIHIHPNVPTDTHAKWYSTPYSISEISAPWLESLEKVDASAIELTLPSTNPYLAKPVVLHEIAHKHKTPEKRVSSNTFEFWFKQDTTFRVAKGHFYLALDSKKTVESIKNMAMTRLFADLFMDKVAEQFYPAELAGINYQLSAHQGGLTLHTWGLSGNQIELINEIIEELLTCKFDSIRFYEYQRQLVRHWQNGNQSKPVSLLFSELSATLLPWNPTPLKLAEAIEQVSFCEFNEFRSGLFDSLHCQTLMHGNWTPEEGDNCVAMLQKALSGKTTSADLNRPIVTLNEPAIQTHTVPHPDHAMVSYFQASNDSISEKIRLMALNHLISQDYFHDMRTEKQLGYLVGSGFAPLNNRAGIAFYIQSPEVCSDILVEHSNRFLADYHLKLSAMDAIDWEQAKQALMMQIVEKDKNLRLKSQRFWLAIGNGDGQFDMQAQLKTALLQLSKAQLVSYAKRLFAENSTRLELKTEKKTTKQATTSQVDKQVLTH
- a CDS encoding sensor domain-containing protein; this translates as MPKKIIKIIAGFTGLFTAFACYAHQPTLLDSDLLIPLTLASLSLMVALVAVLRLRKSQVALKRSEHRFKNSILASGDAVWDWHINEQRLERINDGLFNAIDHTQDFPPNRSNIHPSDIEFVEHSLKKHLSGETTHFEASYRAKDATGNWRWVLDKGRVIETDSQLKPMRMMGTVKDIGSIKQTQERLNLLANCIENLSDPIVIFDSNFTIVEVNKTFLDYFGGNATNHIGMLYKLPGHDKRQTQQFYQSIRKASHWHKELTLNKEKQNTFFSLSIDRIDDTKNNLRHYIAVYNDITDNKQTELALQKLTNRDRLTGLPNRNQFFTNMKSLVSSKNRHALLVFDLDNFKKINDSLGHHAGDILLCRLASRLSKRTRERDQFYRLGGDEFALVMQNTNDIHTITQAAKNFLALIEAPFHMSGHELVITSSVGIVLFPEDGNTPELLLKNADTAMYHAKQHGNRYLFFNDAMNRQAVKRLQIENLIRYGLKEDHFKVFYQPKMDINSGELVGMEALVRFITPNKGLISPAQFIPIAEETGQIVEVGEVVLEKACRDVKDWINRGLFDGRVAVNLSAKQFMQPDLIGSIDKILKREGLASYYLELEITEGTIMEDPKDAIRIMNTLSARGIHLAIDDFGTGYSSLAYLKQFPLNTLKVDKAFIDDMGNEKGKNMVDSIVTIAHNLGLSVVAEGVEYADQVEQLKELNCATVQGYFYSKPLSHEQFEQFLLAHCKKAHQPHREIEKEVKLSLVQ